In one Hymenobacter sp. DG25B genomic region, the following are encoded:
- a CDS encoding SulP family inorganic anion transporter produces the protein MLSVLPYFAQYKINVKNEILAGLTTALALVPEVVAFALLAHISPLVGIGSAFIICLITSVLGGRPGMISGAAGSVAVVIVALVAQHGVEYLFAAVLLMGLIQVAVGLLRFGKFIRLVPQPVVYGFVNGLAVIIFMAQLEQFKVHDTATGQEHWLTGVGLWLMLGLVLLTMAIVYLLPRLTKAVPASLTAIVVVSALVIGLGLETKSVGDIASIAGGLPTFHLPQVPLAWHTLVVVFPYAVIMALVGLTESLLTLTVVDEMTDTRGRGNQDCVAQGLANVASGLCGGMGGCAMIGQTMVNLESRGRGRLSGVVAALALALFVVAGSSLIERLPLAALVGVMFMVVIGTFEWASLRILRKMPLTDVLVMLLVTLVTAISQNLALAVLLGVVVSALAFAWENAKRIRARKYLDEAGTKHYEIYGPLFFGSVQAFTEKFDVPQDPAKVIIDFRESRVADMSGIEALNKLTERYQRLSKTLHLRHLSPDCRQLLHNAGALIEVNILEDPEYRVLTKEG, from the coding sequence ATGCTTTCTGTTCTGCCTTACTTCGCGCAGTATAAAATCAACGTTAAAAACGAAATTCTGGCCGGGCTTACCACGGCGCTGGCCCTGGTGCCGGAGGTGGTGGCCTTTGCGCTGCTGGCCCATATCAGCCCGCTGGTGGGCATTGGCTCGGCCTTTATCATTTGTCTTATCACCAGCGTGCTGGGTGGCCGGCCGGGTATGATTTCCGGTGCGGCGGGCTCCGTGGCGGTGGTTATTGTGGCTCTGGTGGCGCAGCACGGCGTGGAGTACCTGTTTGCCGCGGTGCTGCTGATGGGCCTGATTCAGGTGGCCGTGGGGCTGCTGCGGTTTGGCAAGTTTATTCGGCTGGTGCCGCAGCCGGTGGTGTATGGCTTCGTAAATGGTCTGGCGGTTATCATCTTCATGGCCCAGCTGGAGCAGTTTAAGGTGCATGACACCGCCACCGGCCAGGAGCATTGGCTCACGGGCGTGGGGCTGTGGCTGATGCTGGGGCTGGTGCTGCTCACTATGGCCATTGTGTACCTGCTGCCCCGGCTTACCAAGGCGGTGCCGGCCTCGCTCACGGCCATTGTGGTGGTGTCGGCGCTGGTTATCGGGCTGGGGCTGGAAACCAAGTCGGTGGGTGATATTGCTTCCATTGCGGGCGGACTGCCTACGTTCCACCTGCCACAGGTGCCGCTGGCCTGGCATACGCTGGTGGTGGTATTTCCTTATGCCGTTATCATGGCGCTGGTAGGCCTCACGGAAAGCCTGCTCACGCTCACGGTGGTAGATGAAATGACGGATACCCGCGGCCGCGGCAACCAGGACTGCGTGGCCCAGGGCCTGGCCAACGTGGCCTCCGGGCTGTGCGGCGGCATGGGCGGCTGCGCCATGATTGGGCAGACCATGGTAAACCTGGAAAGCCGGGGGCGCGGGCGCCTTTCGGGCGTGGTGGCTGCCCTGGCGCTGGCCCTGTTTGTGGTAGCGGGCTCTTCCCTGATAGAGCGCCTCCCGCTGGCCGCGCTGGTAGGCGTTATGTTTATGGTGGTGATAGGCACCTTTGAGTGGGCCAGCCTGCGCATTCTGCGCAAAATGCCCCTCACCGATGTACTGGTAATGCTGCTGGTCACGCTGGTAACGGCCATTTCCCAAAATCTGGCGCTGGCCGTGCTGCTGGGTGTAGTGGTATCGGCGCTGGCTTTTGCCTGGGAAAACGCCAAGCGCATCCGGGCCCGCAAGTACCTGGATGAGGCTGGCACCAAGCACTATGAAATCTACGGCCCGCTTTTCTTCGGCTCGGTGCAGGCCTTCACCGAGAAGTTCGACGTGCCCCAGGACCCCGCCAAAGTCATCATCGACTTCCGGGAAAGCCGCGTGGCCGATATGTCCGGCATTGAGGCCCTGAACAAGCTCACGGAGCGCTACCAGCGCCTGAGCAAAACCCTGCACCTGCGCCACCTCAGCCCCGACTGCCGCCAGCTCCTGCACAACGCCGGCGCCCTGATAGAAGTGAATATCCTGGAAGACCCCGAATACCGCGTGCTGACGAAGGAAGGATAG
- a CDS encoding DoxX family protein produces MNYSAIAFALLRIVAGLLFAMHGSQKLLGFPGDGQTVPLGSLMGVAGIIELVGGTLVMLGLFTRVAAFIASGEMAVAYFMAHFPKHPLPLLNQGEPAVLFCFIFLFIAAFGAGIWSLDSLRHHRQPDVLPPTGSR; encoded by the coding sequence ATGAACTACTCTGCTATTGCTTTTGCCTTGCTGCGCATTGTGGCGGGCTTGTTGTTTGCTATGCATGGCAGCCAGAAACTGCTGGGCTTCCCCGGCGACGGACAAACCGTGCCCCTGGGCTCCCTGATGGGCGTAGCGGGTATAATTGAGTTGGTAGGCGGCACACTGGTGATGCTGGGCCTGTTTACCCGCGTAGCCGCCTTTATAGCCAGCGGCGAAATGGCGGTGGCTTACTTCATGGCGCACTTTCCCAAGCACCCGCTGCCCTTGCTTAACCAGGGCGAGCCGGCCGTGCTGTTTTGCTTTATCTTCCTGTTTATAGCCGCTTTTGGGGCGGGCATCTGGAGTCTGGATAGCCTGCGCCACCATCGGCAGCCAGACGTGCTGCCGCCCACCGGCAGCCGATGA
- a CDS encoding TlpA family protein disulfide reductase, which translates to MLLSLSAFLLSAVLPLLPGPATPPQAPRITVVQGHLDHAPATADTVRVWYGQFKKAKAALSPSGDFRVEIPDLAAPTGAQLEVGRQHTSLYLSPGDKLQLTLDFARFDETLRYTGRGADANNYLAQSLYTFEFGQKSPVPSPNMLLTATTTPEQMRQRADAFRQARLDFLAAYAQKHKLSPEFLQEATRRITIRWANSLMDYPAYYLGVNRKPAALPANYYDFLQGLPLSTLYEQMSGDLDENSAAMMLLVNYRLRLVPTDSLTADPAQARQLYALATRELGRTATRDQAMYLLLSYQLEKTLPGVLAAYPTFRAENRDSAASQQLRRQIEKRRNVQPGMPAPDFTLQDNTGKTVSLHSLRGKVVYLDFWGTWCPPCLQEMPASLRLRQQFAGREVVFVYIAVGDKEEKWQRVLTERQLTGPGSVHLRATGSLDAENYQVFSFPAYYIIGRDGQLLQAGAPALPPASPP; encoded by the coding sequence ATGCTCTTATCTCTTTCTGCCTTCCTTCTTAGTGCTGTATTGCCCCTGCTGCCAGGCCCGGCCACGCCACCTCAGGCGCCGCGCATAACCGTGGTGCAGGGCCACCTAGACCATGCCCCCGCCACCGCCGACACGGTGCGCGTGTGGTACGGGCAGTTCAAAAAAGCCAAGGCCGCGCTGAGCCCCTCCGGCGACTTCCGGGTGGAAATACCGGATTTAGCCGCTCCCACGGGGGCCCAGCTGGAAGTAGGCCGCCAGCATACCAGCCTCTACCTCAGCCCCGGCGACAAACTGCAGCTCACGCTGGATTTTGCGCGCTTTGATGAGACGCTACGCTACACCGGCCGGGGCGCCGATGCCAACAACTACCTGGCGCAGTCGCTCTACACATTTGAGTTTGGCCAGAAAAGCCCCGTGCCCAGCCCCAACATGCTCCTCACGGCCACCACCACGCCGGAGCAGATGCGCCAGCGCGCCGACGCCTTCCGGCAGGCCCGGCTGGATTTTCTGGCGGCCTACGCCCAAAAGCACAAACTCTCCCCGGAGTTCCTGCAGGAAGCCACCCGGCGCATTACCATCCGGTGGGCTAATAGCCTGATGGACTACCCGGCCTACTACCTGGGCGTGAACCGCAAACCGGCCGCGCTGCCCGCCAACTACTACGATTTTCTGCAGGGCCTGCCGCTTTCCACCCTCTACGAGCAGATGAGCGGCGACCTGGATGAAAACTCGGCGGCCATGATGCTGCTGGTAAACTACCGCCTGCGCCTGGTCCCCACCGACTCGCTCACCGCCGACCCGGCCCAGGCCCGGCAGCTCTACGCCCTGGCCACCCGGGAGCTGGGCCGCACCGCCACCCGCGACCAGGCCATGTATCTGCTGCTGAGCTACCAGCTGGAGAAAACCCTGCCGGGCGTACTGGCCGCCTACCCCACCTTCCGCGCCGAAAACCGCGACTCGGCGGCCAGTCAGCAGCTGCGCCGCCAGATAGAGAAGCGCCGCAACGTGCAGCCCGGCATGCCCGCCCCCGATTTTACCCTGCAGGATAATACCGGCAAAACCGTATCCCTCCACAGCCTGCGCGGCAAAGTAGTGTACCTCGATTTTTGGGGTACCTGGTGCCCGCCCTGCCTGCAGGAAATGCCCGCCAGCCTGCGCCTGCGCCAGCAGTTTGCCGGCCGCGAGGTAGTGTTTGTGTACATAGCCGTGGGCGATAAGGAGGAAAAGTGGCAGCGCGTGCTAACGGAAAGGCAGCTCACCGGCCCCGGTAGCGTGCACCTCCGCGCCACGGGCTCCCTTGACGCGGAAAACTATCAGGTGTTCAGCTTCCCGGCCTACTATATCATTGGGCGCGATGGGCAGCTGCTGCAGGCCGGCGCCCCCGCCCTTCCGCCGGCCAGCCCGCCGTAG
- a CDS encoding class I SAM-dependent DNA methyltransferase: protein MNYPDFEARWRPAGGAERANYGLFLQDLCDLLQVPRPEPTTDLPTQDQYVLERAVEFRDGPKKSTGRIDLYKRGCFILETKQGTDTPDQQQKAERAELGLSPEKRRKGHALRGSLKWEQMMQAARQQALGYVRALPPEEPRPLFVLVVDVGYCIDVYANFAGVGDSFVPFPDQTRFRLPLAALQEEATRLLLRGIWLTPRELDPSRRAARVTRELAGYLAGVSAQLERAGHAPEVVAQFLMRCLFTMFSEDVGLIPKNSFTGMLRTYSTPEMREFLPDALAALWRTMDTGGFSPDLKARVRRFNGKLFHDATALPLTPDQMALLLKAAEADWTAVEPAIFGTLLERALDPKERHSLGAHYTPRRYVERLVLPTVLEPLRREWTAAQAASARRLEEDQPREARQELVRFLQRLTSLRILDPACGSGNFLYVTLEHLKRLEGEVLAAINAFGHSGLLDLGGGTTVSPRQLLGLELNPRAAAIADVVLRIGYLQWHLRTHGDTQLREPLLDEYQNIRQQDAALRHDAPTPRLDAHGQPVTRWDGTTRLHPATGQPVPDETARTPVLDYPNPQPAEWPEADFIVGNPPFVGPARMRDALGDGYTEALRKAYKGRVPDSADLVMYWWYNAAAAVQRGPAERFGFITTNSLKQTFNRRVMQPFLEGDTPPLTLTFAIPDHPWVDAAEGAAVRIAMTVAERTTAASSGQLLVLKTEAAVEGDEAAEVTFDAEEGRILPDLTIGAELDSAQSLKSNKDISNPGVKLHGAGFVVTPDRAHSLGLGRIEGLENHIRVYRNGLDLTGKLRGVMVIDLYGLTTSQVLERFPEVYQHVVETVKPERDENKRASRRDNWWLFGETNPKLRSMLKGLPRYIATVETAKHRLFQFLDAEVLPDNMLIAIALDDAYHLGVLSSRIHRVWALAAGGTLEDRPRYNKTRCFDPFPLPAATPAQQARIRELAEQLDAHRKRQQAQHPTLTLTDLYNVVEKLRANQPLSPKDQQVNQQGLASVVLSLHQQLDAAVADAYNWPATLPEAELLTRLVRLNHERAREEQQGHIRYLRPAYQAPGQQQAALALPTQAAATTATPATTSLQPWPTELAPQMQALRDALQQAAQPLSAAQVATRFKRLKPEKAQPLLDTLVALSLIRQTEEGYMA, encoded by the coding sequence GTGAATTACCCTGATTTTGAAGCCCGCTGGCGCCCGGCCGGCGGCGCTGAGCGCGCCAATTATGGCCTCTTCCTGCAGGACCTCTGCGACCTACTCCAGGTGCCCCGCCCCGAGCCCACCACCGACCTGCCCACCCAGGACCAGTACGTGCTGGAGCGCGCCGTGGAATTCCGCGACGGCCCCAAAAAAAGCACCGGCCGCATCGACCTCTACAAGCGCGGCTGCTTTATCCTGGAAACCAAGCAGGGCACCGATACCCCCGACCAGCAGCAAAAGGCCGAGCGCGCCGAGCTGGGCCTCAGCCCCGAAAAGCGCCGCAAAGGCCACGCCCTGCGCGGCTCCCTGAAGTGGGAGCAAATGATGCAGGCCGCCCGCCAGCAGGCCCTGGGCTACGTGCGCGCCCTCCCGCCCGAGGAGCCCCGCCCCCTGTTTGTGCTGGTGGTAGATGTGGGCTACTGCATTGATGTGTATGCCAACTTTGCCGGCGTGGGCGACTCCTTCGTGCCCTTCCCCGACCAGACGCGCTTCCGCCTGCCCCTCGCGGCCCTGCAGGAAGAGGCCACCCGCCTGCTGCTGCGCGGCATCTGGCTAACCCCCCGCGAGCTGGACCCCTCCCGCCGCGCCGCCCGCGTTACGCGCGAGCTGGCCGGCTACCTGGCCGGCGTATCGGCGCAGCTGGAGCGGGCCGGGCACGCGCCCGAGGTGGTGGCCCAGTTTCTCATGCGCTGCCTGTTCACCATGTTCTCCGAGGACGTGGGGCTGATTCCTAAAAACAGCTTCACGGGTATGCTGCGCACCTACTCCACCCCGGAAATGCGCGAGTTTCTGCCCGATGCCCTCGCCGCCCTCTGGCGCACCATGGATACCGGCGGCTTCTCCCCCGACCTCAAAGCCCGCGTGCGGCGCTTCAACGGCAAGCTCTTTCACGATGCCACTGCCCTGCCCCTCACCCCCGACCAGATGGCCCTGCTGCTGAAAGCCGCCGAAGCCGACTGGACGGCCGTGGAGCCCGCCATCTTCGGCACCCTGCTGGAGCGCGCCCTCGACCCCAAGGAGCGCCACAGTCTGGGCGCCCACTACACCCCGCGCCGCTACGTAGAGCGCCTGGTGCTGCCCACCGTGCTGGAGCCCCTGCGCCGGGAGTGGACGGCCGCCCAGGCCGCCAGCGCCCGCCGCCTCGAGGAAGACCAGCCCCGCGAAGCCCGCCAGGAGCTGGTGCGCTTCCTGCAGCGCCTCACCAGCCTGCGCATTCTGGACCCTGCCTGCGGCTCCGGCAACTTCCTCTACGTTACCCTGGAGCACCTCAAGCGCCTGGAGGGCGAGGTGCTGGCCGCCATCAACGCCTTTGGGCACAGCGGCCTGCTCGATTTGGGCGGCGGCACCACCGTCTCGCCCCGGCAGCTGCTGGGCCTGGAGCTGAACCCGCGCGCCGCCGCCATTGCCGATGTGGTGCTGCGCATCGGCTACCTGCAGTGGCACCTGCGCACCCACGGCGACACCCAGCTGCGCGAGCCTCTGCTGGATGAGTACCAGAACATCCGCCAGCAGGACGCCGCCCTGCGCCACGACGCGCCCACGCCCCGCCTCGACGCCCACGGCCAGCCCGTGACCCGCTGGGACGGCACCACCCGCCTGCACCCCGCCACCGGCCAGCCTGTGCCCGACGAAACCGCCCGCACGCCCGTGCTGGACTACCCCAACCCCCAGCCCGCCGAGTGGCCCGAAGCTGATTTTATCGTGGGCAACCCGCCGTTTGTGGGGCCGGCCCGCATGCGCGACGCCCTCGGCGACGGCTACACCGAAGCCCTGCGCAAAGCCTACAAAGGCCGCGTGCCCGATTCCGCCGATTTGGTGATGTACTGGTGGTACAACGCCGCCGCGGCCGTGCAGCGCGGCCCCGCCGAGCGGTTCGGCTTCATCACCACCAACAGCCTCAAGCAAACCTTCAACCGCCGCGTGATGCAGCCCTTCCTGGAAGGCGACACACCCCCGCTCACCCTCACCTTCGCCATTCCCGACCACCCCTGGGTAGATGCCGCCGAAGGAGCTGCCGTGCGCATCGCCATGACGGTAGCCGAACGGACCACCGCCGCGTCCTCGGGCCAGCTGCTGGTGCTAAAAACGGAAGCCGCTGTCGAAGGCGACGAAGCGGCTGAAGTGACTTTTGATGCAGAAGAAGGCAGGATTTTGCCAGATTTAACAATTGGGGCTGAACTGGACAGCGCTCAATCCCTGAAGTCAAACAAAGACATTAGTAACCCTGGTGTTAAGCTTCACGGAGCTGGTTTCGTGGTGACTCCTGATAGAGCCCACAGTCTAGGCTTAGGCCGGATTGAAGGGTTGGAAAATCATATCCGTGTATATAGAAACGGCCTTGACTTGACTGGCAAACTTCGAGGTGTAATGGTAATTGACCTCTATGGACTGACTACTTCGCAGGTTCTCGAAAGATTCCCAGAGGTTTATCAGCACGTAGTCGAAACTGTTAAGCCGGAGCGTGATGAAAATAAGCGCGCTTCACGCAGAGACAATTGGTGGCTTTTCGGAGAAACGAATCCAAAGCTGCGGTCAATGCTTAAAGGCTTGCCACGCTACATTGCCACTGTAGAAACTGCTAAGCATCGGCTGTTCCAATTTCTTGATGCAGAAGTATTGCCGGACAATATGCTAATTGCTATTGCCCTTGATGACGCGTATCACCTTGGTGTTTTATCAAGTAGAATACATCGAGTTTGGGCATTAGCCGCAGGTGGCACTTTGGAAGACAGGCCGCGCTACAATAAAACCCGCTGCTTCGACCCATTCCCCCTCCCCGCCGCCACGCCCGCGCAGCAGGCCCGCATCCGCGAGCTGGCCGAACAGCTCGACGCCCACCGCAAGCGCCAGCAGGCCCAGCACCCCACCCTCACCCTCACCGACCTCTACAACGTGGTGGAGAAGCTGCGCGCCAACCAGCCCCTCTCCCCCAAAGACCAGCAGGTAAACCAGCAGGGCCTCGCCTCCGTGGTGCTCAGCCTGCACCAGCAGCTGGATGCCGCCGTAGCCGACGCCTACAATTGGCCCGCCACCCTGCCCGAGGCCGAGCTGCTCACGCGCCTGGTGCGTCTCAACCACGAGCGCGCCCGCGAGGAGCAGCAGGGCCACATCCGCTACCTGCGCCCCGCCTACCAGGCTCCCGGCCAGCAGCAAGCCGCCCTCGCCCTGCCCACCCAGGCCGCCGCCACCACCGCCACGCCCGCCACCACCTCCCTGCAGCCCTGGCCCACCGAGCTGGCCCCGCAAATGCAGGCCCTCCGCGACGCCCTCCAGCAAGCCGCCCAGCCCCTCAGCGCCGCCCAGGTAGCCACCCGCTTCAAGCGCCTCAAACCCGAAAAAGCCCAGCCCCTGCTGGATACCCTGGTGGCCCTCAGCCTCATCCGCCAGACGGAAGAAGGCTACATGGCGTAA
- a CDS encoding flavin reductase family protein, giving the protein MLHFTAADIQALEKIYRLNLVNGLPGFKPANLIGTVGATGITNLAVFSSALHLGSDPPLLGLVTRPATVPRHTYQNILSNGCYTLNHVPVALAAQAHYTSANFAEEVSEFAACGFTPLYRHNFPAPYVAESALSMGLRLREELPISNGTVLLVGTVEHVYLPQAGLRPDGTLDLVALGSACISGLDAYHAATEPTRFGYARAGQPPVPLAE; this is encoded by the coding sequence ATGCTTCACTTCACTGCCGCCGACATTCAGGCCCTGGAAAAAATCTACCGCCTCAACCTGGTGAATGGGCTGCCCGGCTTTAAACCCGCCAACCTCATTGGCACGGTGGGCGCTACGGGCATTACCAACCTGGCCGTGTTCAGCTCGGCCCTGCACCTGGGCTCCGACCCACCCCTGCTGGGCCTGGTAACGCGGCCGGCCACCGTGCCCCGGCACACGTACCAGAACATTCTCAGCAACGGCTGCTACACCCTCAACCACGTGCCGGTGGCGCTGGCCGCCCAGGCCCACTATACCTCCGCCAACTTTGCCGAAGAGGTATCGGAGTTTGCGGCCTGCGGCTTTACGCCCCTGTACCGCCACAACTTCCCGGCCCCGTATGTGGCCGAAAGCGCCCTGAGCATGGGGCTGCGCCTGCGCGAGGAGCTGCCCATTTCCAACGGCACCGTGCTGCTGGTGGGCACCGTAGAGCACGTTTACCTGCCGCAGGCCGGCCTGCGCCCCGATGGTACCCTGGACCTGGTGGCGCTGGGCAGCGCCTGCATCTCCGGCCTGGATGCCTACCACGCCGCAACGGAGCCCACCCGCTTTGGCTATGCCCGGGCAGGCCAGCCGCCCGTGCCGCTGGCGGAGTAG
- a CDS encoding DUF2490 domain-containing protein, which translates to MNKAFCLAGGLLALLGAGAPAAHAQTPGSWGTWFIGTVQLPGTPEKKWGGFAELQARTNGMFSQYFYNELKGGLSYDLDKNFTVMVAGGRYATYTPKNLEAGPNNKEARLWLQLVLNQYMSRLKVEHRYRLEQRWFNYRDDSTSTRNRLRYRLNTFLPLNNSTITANTVFLSVYDEIFLNPKGPVFERNRLYAGVGYQFNDHLTVQGGWINQANYNVPTFKQGQFVPPNTSAKHNLVFSVVYKLAHRNTAPAEDHMPSHQD; encoded by the coding sequence ATGAACAAAGCATTCTGCCTGGCCGGTGGCCTTCTTGCACTGCTCGGCGCCGGCGCGCCCGCTGCCCATGCCCAGACGCCCGGCTCCTGGGGCACCTGGTTTATTGGCACCGTGCAGCTCCCGGGCACGCCCGAGAAGAAGTGGGGCGGCTTTGCCGAGTTACAGGCCCGCACCAACGGCATGTTCAGCCAGTACTTCTACAACGAGCTGAAAGGTGGCCTGAGCTACGACCTGGACAAGAACTTTACCGTGATGGTGGCCGGCGGGCGCTACGCCACCTACACGCCCAAAAACCTGGAGGCCGGCCCCAACAATAAAGAAGCCCGCCTCTGGCTGCAGCTGGTGCTCAACCAGTACATGAGCCGCCTGAAAGTGGAGCACCGCTACCGCCTGGAGCAGCGCTGGTTTAACTACCGCGACGACAGTACCTCTACCCGCAACCGCCTGCGCTACCGCCTCAATACCTTCCTGCCGCTCAATAACAGCACCATCACGGCCAATACCGTGTTTTTATCGGTGTATGATGAGATATTCCTGAACCCCAAGGGGCCGGTGTTTGAGCGCAACCGGCTATATGCCGGCGTGGGCTACCAGTTTAATGACCATCTCACGGTGCAGGGCGGTTGGATAAATCAGGCTAATTACAACGTGCCTACGTTTAAGCAGGGCCAGTTTGTGCCCCCGAATACTTCGGCCAAGCATAACCTGGTGTTCTCGGTGGTGTATAAGCTGGCCCACCGCAACACTGCCCCGGCCGAGGACCACATGCCTTCCCACCAGGACTAG
- a CDS encoding T9SS type A sorting domain-containing protein, with translation MAPASLAAELYPNPQAAGQPVLLRLSRRTAAAPTVSIRVLDMQGRVVWRKTTSAESLNVQQEAALQAGVYQLQVTDGTTKISKKLVVL, from the coding sequence GTGGCACCCGCTTCCCTGGCCGCCGAGCTGTACCCCAACCCACAGGCCGCCGGCCAGCCCGTGCTGCTGCGCCTGAGCCGGCGCACGGCCGCGGCCCCTACCGTGAGCATCCGCGTGCTGGATATGCAGGGCCGCGTGGTGTGGCGCAAAACCACCTCCGCCGAGAGCTTGAATGTGCAGCAGGAAGCCGCCCTGCAGGCCGGCGTATACCAGCTGCAGGTAACCGATGGGACCACCAAAATCAGCAAAAAACTGGTGGTACTGTAG
- the corA gene encoding magnesium/cobalt transporter CorA — MSSIPPLGEATLPLPAAESAADTNPSSISDREATKQARRQVVGQRPGSLIIHENSYKPRLFMISYDADVFEEREYASYDELIDYFQRNAHLRHWIDVRGYDDLPLMERIMDDFELHPLQMEDVLGDYQRAKVEEFDEGRLFMVSRMTEFTSNLEIDDDQLSLFTGPNYVLSFQDDYDDCLDSVRQRIRSGRSQIMRRPPMYLAYSLTDVVLDHYFPTMAAIGDYIEHLEELIFRSKRADRRLLGRILQIKKDIVRFRRLVYPERDKIMEVLRLPDDVMPEEMKVFFRDCYDHSVQALDLAESYKESVNSLVELYLSDQSNRMNEVMKVLTIISSIFIPLSFVVGLYGMNFQRENPHGGINYLNMPELYHPLGYPILLGILLLVVVVQLVYFYRKGWLS; from the coding sequence ATGTCTTCTATTCCGCCCCTCGGCGAAGCTACTCTCCCCCTGCCGGCTGCGGAGTCGGCGGCCGATACCAACCCCAGCAGCATTTCCGACCGGGAAGCAACCAAGCAGGCGCGGCGCCAGGTAGTAGGCCAGCGGCCGGGCAGCCTCATTATTCATGAGAATTCCTACAAGCCCCGGCTGTTCATGATTTCTTATGATGCTGATGTTTTTGAGGAGCGGGAATATGCCAGCTATGATGAGCTGATAGACTACTTTCAGCGCAACGCCCACCTGCGCCACTGGATAGACGTGCGCGGCTACGACGACCTGCCCCTGATGGAGCGCATTATGGACGACTTTGAGCTGCACCCCCTGCAGATGGAAGACGTGCTGGGCGACTACCAACGGGCCAAAGTAGAGGAGTTTGATGAGGGGCGCCTGTTTATGGTTTCCCGCATGACGGAGTTTACCTCCAATCTGGAAATCGACGATGACCAGCTCAGCCTGTTCACCGGCCCCAACTATGTGCTGTCGTTTCAGGATGATTACGATGACTGCCTGGACTCCGTGCGCCAGCGCATCCGCTCCGGGCGCAGTCAGATTATGCGCCGCCCCCCCATGTATCTGGCCTACAGCCTGACGGATGTGGTGCTGGACCACTACTTCCCCACCATGGCCGCCATCGGCGACTATATTGAGCATCTGGAGGAGCTTATCTTCCGCTCCAAGCGCGCCGACCGCCGACTGCTGGGCCGCATCCTGCAGATCAAGAAAGACATTGTGCGCTTCCGCCGGCTGGTGTACCCGGAGCGCGACAAAATCATGGAAGTTCTGCGCCTGCCCGATGACGTGATGCCGGAGGAAATGAAGGTATTTTTCCGCGACTGCTACGACCACTCCGTGCAGGCCCTGGACCTGGCCGAGAGCTACAAAGAGTCAGTAAACAGCCTGGTAGAGCTGTACCTCTCCGACCAGAGCAACCGCATGAACGAAGTAATGAAAGTGCTGACCATCATCAGCAGCATTTTCATCCCCCTCAGCTTTGTGGTGGGCCTCTACGGCATGAACTTCCAGCGCGAAAACCCGCACGGCGGCATCAATTACCTCAACATGCCCGAGCTCTACCACCCGCTGGGCTACCCCATTCTGCTGGGCATCCTGCTGCTGGTAGTGGTGGTGCAGCTGGTATACTTCTACCGCAAAGGCTGGCTGTCGTAA
- a CDS encoding DMT family transporter, giving the protein MLALLIYVLFSSAIVFTFKYFGQFRIPTFQALVVNYLTCTLVGWLMSGSPSLAPLKTGGAWLVAAVVLGALFIATFYLVALTTQRVSVSAAAVATKMSLVIPVAFNLVVLRQAQRPYTALNYVGMVLAVVAIILTVWKPVPAPAGSRGAQAARSAWLLPVLAFLASGSGDTLLNYASSRLLPMPAHQALFPILLFGTAAVVGLFVLAGRLFAHVETMQWRSLPAGIVLGILNFYSVYFLIRALGAFGNDGAFVYPLANIGTILLGALGGYVLFRERLGRTGQLGLMAALVALLLLSYQEVLAAAGA; this is encoded by the coding sequence ATGCTGGCGCTTCTGATTTACGTGCTCTTTTCGAGCGCAATTGTTTTCACGTTTAAGTATTTCGGGCAGTTCCGTATCCCCACGTTTCAGGCGTTGGTAGTCAATTATCTGACCTGCACGCTGGTAGGCTGGCTGATGAGCGGTTCTCCTTCCCTGGCGCCGCTGAAAACCGGTGGAGCCTGGCTGGTAGCGGCGGTGGTGTTGGGCGCGCTTTTCATTGCCACGTTTTATCTGGTGGCCCTCACCACCCAGCGGGTAAGCGTGAGTGCGGCGGCCGTGGCTACCAAGATGTCATTAGTAATACCAGTAGCGTTTAATCTGGTGGTGCTGCGGCAGGCCCAGCGGCCCTATACCGCCCTCAACTATGTGGGCATGGTGCTGGCCGTAGTGGCTATTATTCTTACCGTCTGGAAACCCGTGCCGGCTCCGGCGGGCAGCCGGGGCGCGCAGGCCGCTCGCTCCGCCTGGCTACTGCCGGTGCTGGCATTTCTGGCCAGCGGCTCCGGCGATACGCTCCTCAACTACGCCAGCTCCCGGTTGCTGCCCATGCCGGCGCATCAGGCGCTGTTTCCCATTTTGCTGTTTGGCACGGCGGCTGTAGTAGGGCTTTTCGTGCTGGCGGGCCGCCTGTTCGCGCACGTAGAAACCATGCAATGGCGCAGCCTGCCCGCGGGCATTGTACTGGGTATCCTGAATTTTTACTCCGTTTATTTTCTGATTCGGGCCCTGGGGGCCTTTGGCAACGATGGGGCCTTTGTATATCCGCTGGCCAACATCGGCACCATTCTGCTGGGGGCGCTGGGCGGCTACGTGCTCTTCCGCGAGCGGCTGGGGCGCACCGGGCAGCTGGGTCTGATGGCGGCCCTGGTGGCCCTGCTGCTGCTCTCCTACCAGGAGGTGCTGGCGGCGGCCGGGGCCTGA